CCTTGTTTTTTATATTATCAAAGGACGAGGGCAACTGATTCTAATATATTATTACTATTATTTAGAATACAACTCAACGATTAAGTGTTCTTCTACTGGAATGTCAATATCTTCTCTAGATGGTTCAGCTATAATCTTACCCTTCATTTCTTCAGGACTAACATCTAACCAACTAACTGTACTTCCTCTATGGTTTTCTATAAGCTCCTTAAATTTAGGACTATTTTTGCTTCTACTTTTAACTTCTATTTCATCACCCACTTTTAATATAGATGATGGTACATCAACTTTTTTTCCATTAACAGTAAAATGTCCATGGGTAACTAACTGTCTTGCCTCTGCTCTAGAGGAAGCAAATCCCATCCTATATACTACATTATCCATTCTTAATTCTAATAACTTCAATAAGTTCTCACCTGTAATACCGTGCATTTTGTCAGCCATATCAAAGTATTTTCTCATTTGAGATTCTTGAATCCCATAAAATCTACGCACTTTTTGTTTTTCTCTTAACTGTAATCCATATTCTGTTAATTTTTTTCTGGATCGCCCATGTTGCCCTGGTATATAATTTCTCTTGGACATTGGGCATTTATCAGTATAGCATTTATCTCCTTTTAAATATAATTTTTGACCTTCTCTTCTACATAATCTACATACTGGTCCTGTATATCTAGACATATATTCACACCTCCTATATTAAACTCTTCTACGTTTTGGTGGTCTACAACCATTGTGTGGAATTGGAGTTACATCTTTTATTAAGCTTACCTCCAAACCTGCTGCTTGAAGAGATCTTATTGCCGCTTCTCTTCCAGCACCTGGCCCTTTTACATATACTTCTATTGTTTTTAAACCATGTTCCATAGCCTTTCTTGCAGCTTCTTCTGCAGCTTGTTGTGCTGCGAAAGGTGTAGATTTTCTTGAACCTTTAAAACCTAATTGTCCTGCACTAGACCAAGAAATAACGTTGCCTTGCATATCGGTAAGGCTAACCATGGTGTTGTTAAATGTTGAAATAATATGAGCTTGACCTCTCTCTATATTTTTACGTTCTCTTTTTCTAACACGAGTAGCTTTGCCTTTTTTAGTTTTTACTTTTTTAACTGCCACTTAGCTTCCCTCCTTTATCTCTACTTCTTAGCTTTTTTACCAATTTGTTTTCTAGGACCTTTACATGTTCTTGCATTTGTCCTAGTTCTCTGCCCTCTTGATGGAAGTCCTTTTCTTTGTCTCATTCCTCTATAGCAATTGATTTCTCTTAACCTCTTTTTATTCATTGCAACTTCTCTTCTAAGATCACCTTCAACTTTATATTCATCTATTATATTTCTTAGAGTATTAATTTCTGCTTCAGTTAAATCTTTAACTCTAGTATCTGGATCTATACCTGCTTTTTTTAATATTTCATTAGATCTAGATCTGCCTATTCCATAAATATAGGTTAAACCAATCTCAATTCTTTTGTCTCTTGGTAAATCAACACCTGCAATTCTCGCCATTACTAATTACACCTCCTAATTATCTAACCTTGCCTTTGTTTATGTTTAGGATTTTCGCAAATTACCATTACTTTTCCTTTTCGTCTAATAACTTTACATTTTTCACACATCTTTTTTACTGATGGTCTCACTTTCATCTAAATCCCCTCCTATGCTACTTCTTTCGCCAGGTTATTCGCCCCCTAGATAAGTCATAGGGCGATAATTCTACTACTACCTTGTCTCCAGGAAGTATTCTTATATAGTTCATCCTCAATTTTCCAGAAATATGAGCTAATATCTCGTGCCCATTTTCCAATTCCACCTTAAAAATAGCATTTGGCAGGGCCTCTACAACAGTACCCTCCACTTCTATTACATCTTTTTTAGACATTAAGTTATCGAACCTCCTATTTCACCGTTTTCAAAAATTCTTATTGAAAGGTTCTAACAATTTTCTAATATAAGCATTATTTATTTTTATATTATTATCCAACTTGTATTTTAATTCAGGTAATACAGTGTTGTAAACTGTTAAATGTTTTATCTTCTTCTTCTTAGGTTTATCAAGCTTTCTTAGATCACCATCTACTATTAAAACATGTTGGTCGTCTACAATACTTAATACTAAGAAAATTCTACCTTTATCTCTCCCGGCTCTCGACTTAACCACCTGTCCAATGGTTATGTCGCTAGTTGAATCCATAGAGTTCACCTCTTTATTGGGAACTTATTTCAATCAGGAGAAAGGCCTAATGCCTTTCTCTATAGCTATCCTTCTAAAGCTTTAACTATTGCTTCAAATATTTCATCTATTGCTTTAGAACCGTCTATATTTAATATTAACCCTTTTTTAGTATAATAATCAATTAAAGGCTTAGTTTGTTGTTGGTAAACTTCAATTCTTTTTTCTACTGTCTCCTGTGTGTCATCTTCTCTTTGATAGAGTTTACCTCCACAATTATCACAGATTCCTTTCTTTGCTGGAGGATTAAATTTAATATGGTAAGTTGCACCACAATCCTTGCAAATTCGTCTTCCTGTAATTCTTTCAATCAATATTTCCTTTTCTACATTTAAATTTATTACCTTATCTAATTTTAAACCCATATTAGAAAGTTCTTTATCTAAAGCCTCTCCTTGATTTACTGTTCTTGGAAAGCCGTCTAGTAAAAAACCATCTTTACAATCATCTTTCAGTATTCTGTCTTTTACTATAGATACTACTATATCATCTGGAACCAATAAGCCTTTATCCATATACTCTTTAACTTTTTTACCTAATTCTGTTCCCATTTTTATATTTTCTCTAAATATATCTCCTGTTGATATATGAGGTATATTATATTTCTTAACTATAGCTGATGCTTGAGTTCCTTTGCCTGCACCTGGAGGCCCAAGTAATATTAATCTCAATTAAATCACTCCTATAGTTTATTTCAAGAAACCTTTATAATGTCTCATCATCATTTGAGATTCAATCTGTTTTACAGTTTCCAATACTACCCCTACTACAATTATTATAGCTGTACCACCAAAATTGATATTCAACTTAAATATGTGAGATAATATAATTGGTAGTGATGCTATTAGTGCAAGGGATATAGCTCCTACAAAGGTTATCCTTGATATTACTTTATCTAAATATTCCGCTGTAGGTCTTCCAGGTCTAATACCAGGAATAAATCCTCCATATTGTTGCAAATTCTTTGCATATTCAACTGTATTAAATTGAATAGCAGTATAAAAATACGTAAAGAATATGATCAACAATACATTTAGTATAGAATATACCCATATTCCTACAGTCCCTTGTACTGTTAAATACTTAGTTATCCATTCTGATGGCTCTCCTTTAAAGAATAAAGCTATAGTTTGCGGAAAAGCCAACAAAGATGTTGAAAATATTACAGGAATAACTCCTGACATAGATACCTTTAAAGGTATATGGGTACTTTGCCCACCATACATCTTTCTTCCTACTACCCTTTTAGCATATTGTACTGGTATTCTTCTTTCCCCTTCCTGTAATGCTACTACTATAGCTATTATCACTAATGCTACTACTAAAAATAAAATCAACTTAATTGGACTTAAAGCTCCAACACTAACTAACTCTACAAATTTAACTATCTCTAAAGGAATCCTTGATATTATACCAACAAATATGATAAGAGAAATACCATTACCAATACCTTTATCTGTAATAAGATCTCCTATCCATATTAAAAAGGATGTTCCAGCTATTAGAGATATTATAACTATGCTATTTTGTAAGAAACCTTTTGCTTGTAAAGCCTGATAAAAGAATCCTCTAGTCATTGCTATAGCTTGTATTAAAGCTAATATTATAGCTCCATATTTGGTCCATTGAGCAATTTTTTTTCTTCCTTCTTCGCCTTCCTTTGCTATTTCCTCTAATTTTGGTATAGCAATCGTTAGAAGTTGAATAATAATAGATGCAGTAATGTATGGATATATGTTTAATGCAAATATACTAAAGTTACTAAAAGTTCCACCTGCCATTAAATCTAGAAATTCTAATACTCCAACTTGCCCCATTTCAAATATCTCTTTTATAACATTCTTATCCATATATGGAACTGGAACAGCTGATCCCAATCTAATTACCAATAACATTAATATTGTAAAGATGATTCTTTTCCTAATTTCTGGTATCTTCCAAGCATTTTTCAAGGTTGAAAGCATCTATATCACCTCTACCTTTCCCCCTGCAGCCTCTATTTTTTCAGCAGCAGTTTTGCTGAATTTATGGGCTTTTACAGTTAATTTTTTAGTTAACTCTCCATTCCCTAGCACTTTTATGCCATCTACTGCTTTACCTTTTTTTACTACTCCTTCATCAATTAATAATTCTGGAGTCACTATAGTATTTTCATCAAATCTATTTAAATCCTCAATATTTACTATAGCATATTGCTTAGCAAATATATTAGTAAATCCTCGTTTAGGCATTCTTCTGATTAAAGGCATTTGTCCACCTTCAAAACCTGGACGTACTCCGCCACCAGATCTTGATTTTTGACCTTTATGCCCTCTTCCAGATGTTTTACCATGACCTGAGCTAGTTCCTCTACCAACTCTTTTTGCTTTTTTTGTACCGCCACCAGCTTGGGGCCTTAAATTATTTAATTTCATAGGTACACCTCCTCAATGATTATTCTATTACTTCTACCATATAGTCTACTTTATCTATCATACCTCTTATCTGAGGGGTATCTTCTTTTTCTACTATTTGACCAATTTTTCTTAGTCCAAGAGCTTCAATAATTTTCCTATGTTTTTCTGGTTTCCCAATAGTGCTTTTAACCAATTTTATCTTGATTTTAGCCATTCTACTCCCCCCTAACTTAATATTTCATCTACAGTTTTCCCTCTTAGTTTTGCTACATCTTCAGGCCTTTTCAAATTCATCAATGCATCCATAGTTGCATTAACTACGTTTCTTGGATTGTTAGAACCTAAGGATTTTGTTCTTATGTCCCTTATTCCAGCCAACTCACACACTGCACGAACTGGACCTCCTGCGATAACTCCAGTACCTTCTTTAGATGGTTTTAATAAAACCCTACCTGCTCCAAATTCGCCTATTATCTCATGAGGTATTGTAGTTCCAATAAGAGGAACTTCTATAACATGTTTTTTAGCATCTTGAATGGCTTTCCTTATAGCTTCTGGTATTTCAAGTGCTTTAGCCATTCCTACACCTACATGACCGTTTTCATCTCCCACAACTACTAAAGCACTAAATCTAAAGTTTCT
This portion of the Keratinibaculum paraultunense genome encodes:
- the rpsD gene encoding 30S ribosomal protein S4, producing MSRYTGPVCRLCRREGQKLYLKGDKCYTDKCPMSKRNYIPGQHGRSRKKLTEYGLQLREKQKVRRFYGIQESQMRKYFDMADKMHGITGENLLKLLELRMDNVVYRMGFASSRAEARQLVTHGHFTVNGKKVDVPSSILKVGDEIEVKSRSKNSPKFKELIENHRGSTVSWLDVSPEEMKGKIIAEPSREDIDIPVEEHLIVELYSK
- the rpsK gene encoding 30S ribosomal protein S11, yielding MAVKKVKTKKGKATRVRKRERKNIERGQAHIISTFNNTMVSLTDMQGNVISWSSAGQLGFKGSRKSTPFAAQQAAEEAARKAMEHGLKTIEVYVKGPGAGREAAIRSLQAAGLEVSLIKDVTPIPHNGCRPPKRRRV
- the rpsM gene encoding 30S ribosomal protein S13 yields the protein MARIAGVDLPRDKRIEIGLTYIYGIGRSRSNEILKKAGIDPDTRVKDLTEAEINTLRNIIDEYKVEGDLRREVAMNKKRLREINCYRGMRQRKGLPSRGQRTRTNARTCKGPRKQIGKKAKK
- the rpmJ gene encoding 50S ribosomal protein L36, which gives rise to MKVRPSVKKMCEKCKVIRRKGKVMVICENPKHKQRQG
- the infA gene encoding translation initiation factor IF-1, with the translated sequence MSKKDVIEVEGTVVEALPNAIFKVELENGHEILAHISGKLRMNYIRILPGDKVVVELSPYDLSRGRITWRKK
- a CDS encoding KOW domain-containing RNA-binding protein, with the translated sequence MDSTSDITIGQVVKSRAGRDKGRIFLVLSIVDDQHVLIVDGDLRKLDKPKKKKIKHLTVYNTVLPELKYKLDNNIKINNAYIRKLLEPFNKNF
- a CDS encoding adenylate kinase, which codes for MRLILLGPPGAGKGTQASAIVKKYNIPHISTGDIFRENIKMGTELGKKVKEYMDKGLLVPDDIVVSIVKDRILKDDCKDGFLLDGFPRTVNQGEALDKELSNMGLKLDKVINLNVEKEILIERITGRRICKDCGATYHIKFNPPAKKGICDNCGGKLYQREDDTQETVEKRIEVYQQQTKPLIDYYTKKGLILNIDGSKAIDEIFEAIVKALEG
- the secY gene encoding preprotein translocase subunit SecY — protein: MLSTLKNAWKIPEIRKRIIFTILMLLVIRLGSAVPVPYMDKNVIKEIFEMGQVGVLEFLDLMAGGTFSNFSIFALNIYPYITASIIIQLLTIAIPKLEEIAKEGEEGRKKIAQWTKYGAIILALIQAIAMTRGFFYQALQAKGFLQNSIVIISLIAGTSFLIWIGDLITDKGIGNGISLIIFVGIISRIPLEIVKFVELVSVGALSPIKLILFLVVALVIIAIVVALQEGERRIPVQYAKRVVGRKMYGGQSTHIPLKVSMSGVIPVIFSTSLLAFPQTIALFFKGEPSEWITKYLTVQGTVGIWVYSILNVLLIIFFTYFYTAIQFNTVEYAKNLQQYGGFIPGIRPGRPTAEYLDKVISRITFVGAISLALIASLPIILSHIFKLNINFGGTAIIIVVGVVLETVKQIESQMMMRHYKGFLK
- the rplO gene encoding 50S ribosomal protein L15, whose product is MKLNNLRPQAGGGTKKAKRVGRGTSSGHGKTSGRGHKGQKSRSGGGVRPGFEGGQMPLIRRMPKRGFTNIFAKQYAIVNIEDLNRFDENTIVTPELLIDEGVVKKGKAVDGIKVLGNGELTKKLTVKAHKFSKTAAEKIEAAGGKVEVI
- the rpmD gene encoding 50S ribosomal protein L30 → MAKIKIKLVKSTIGKPEKHRKIIEALGLRKIGQIVEKEDTPQIRGMIDKVDYMVEVIE
- the rpsE gene encoding 30S ribosomal protein S5; translation: MERVYVDPSELDLKERVVNINRVAKVVKGGRNFRFSALVVVGDENGHVGVGMAKALEIPEAIRKAIQDAKKHVIEVPLIGTTIPHEIIGEFGAGRVLLKPSKEGTGVIAGGPVRAVCELAGIRDIRTKSLGSNNPRNVVNATMDALMNLKRPEDVAKLRGKTVDEILS